Proteins co-encoded in one Bacillus horti genomic window:
- a CDS encoding chemotaxis protein CheC translates to MKSWEQMKEEQLDVLKEIGNIGSGNAATALANLTEKTIDMKVPYVRILSFDEITEYVGGAEQIVTCIFLRIEGDITGSMYFFFDTEAAKTIVDNVLRRNNENSDEDLILTELEASVLQEVGNILSGSYLSALADFTKLNLQPTVPALAMDMVGSLLSYGFIESGKVGDVALVIDTRFLELQDEKVIPIKGQFVLLPDPECFQKLFESLGLSL, encoded by the coding sequence ATGAAATCCTGGGAGCAAATGAAAGAAGAGCAGCTTGATGTATTAAAGGAAATTGGCAACATTGGTTCAGGGAATGCAGCAACAGCACTTGCTAATTTAACTGAAAAGACCATCGATATGAAGGTTCCTTATGTTCGTATTCTAAGCTTTGATGAGATAACTGAATACGTGGGAGGCGCTGAACAAATTGTCACCTGTATCTTTCTACGAATAGAAGGGGACATCACAGGGAGCATGTACTTCTTTTTTGACACAGAAGCAGCGAAAACAATTGTCGATAATGTTCTTCGTAGAAATAATGAAAATTCGGATGAGGACTTAATCCTAACAGAGCTAGAGGCCTCCGTCCTACAGGAGGTAGGCAATATTTTAAGCGGCTCCTATCTCTCTGCTTTAGCAGACTTTACTAAGTTAAATTTACAGCCTACAGTACCTGCCTTAGCTATGGATATGGTGGGCTCACTTTTAAGCTATGGATTTATCGAATCTGGAAAAGTAGGAGATGTAGCACTAGTTATTGATACACGCTTTCTGGAGCTTCAAGATGAAAAGGTTATTCCGATTAAAGGACAATTTGTTCTGCTTCCAGATCCAGAGTGCTTTCAAAAATTATTTGAATCCTTAGGACTTTCACTATGA
- a CDS encoding chemotaxis protein CheW, which produces MLEAKQMLNEMKVIVFRLKDEEYGVEVQQVRSIERIQHITKVPKTPAFVKGVINLRGVVTPIINLRSRFEIEEEEYTDSTRMIIVAINDMEVGLIVDAANDVIDIPVSEIEPPPEVVGGIEADYLRGVAKLDDRLLILLNLDKVLNPEEMRQIKKIEA; this is translated from the coding sequence ATGCTTGAGGCAAAACAAATGCTTAATGAAATGAAGGTCATTGTATTCCGGTTGAAGGATGAAGAGTATGGTGTTGAGGTGCAGCAGGTTCGATCCATTGAACGCATTCAGCATATTACAAAGGTTCCTAAAACTCCAGCTTTTGTAAAGGGGGTTATTAACCTAAGAGGTGTTGTCACACCGATTATTAATCTTCGTAGCCGTTTTGAGATTGAAGAAGAAGAGTATACAGATAGCACTAGAATGATTATTGTTGCAATCAATGATATGGAGGTAGGTCTCATTGTGGACGCAGCCAATGATGTTATTGACATCCCTGTGAGTGAGATTGAGCCTCCTCCAGAAGTAGTAGGAGGAATTGAAGCTGATTACCTAAGAGGTGTAGCCAAGCTGGATGACCGATTGCTGATTCTTCTAAATTTAGATAAGGTATTGAATCCAGAAGAGATGAGACAAATCAAGAAGATTGAGGCCTAA
- a CDS encoding chemotaxis protein CheD has protein sequence MSQVATVVTVGIADVNIAQNPNKIRTAGLGSCVGVCLYDPVVKLAGLAHIMLPSSDIAKKGDTNFAKYADTAIPKLLEMMEQHGGKKARYIAKIAGGAQMFVFQVNSDTLRIGPRNVEACKRILNQFHIPIHVEDTGGNCGRTIEIDTDTGLLKIRTVNQGTKEV, from the coding sequence ATGAGTCAGGTTGCCACAGTAGTTACAGTCGGTATTGCAGATGTAAATATAGCTCAAAATCCAAATAAAATAAGAACAGCTGGCTTAGGTTCCTGTGTAGGCGTATGTTTGTACGATCCTGTTGTAAAACTAGCAGGTTTAGCTCATATTATGCTCCCATCTTCAGATATCGCCAAAAAGGGTGATACGAATTTTGCTAAGTACGCCGATACAGCCATACCAAAGCTTTTAGAAATGATGGAGCAGCATGGAGGAAAAAAAGCTAGATATATAGCTAAGATAGCTGGTGGAGCTCAAATGTTCGTTTTCCAGGTTAACTCGGATACTCTGAGAATTGGACCTAGAAATGTTGAGGCCTGTAAACGAATTTTAAATCAGTTTCACATTCCTATCCATGTTGAGGATACTGGAGGGAATTGTGGGCGTACGATAGAGATTGATACAGATACGGGACTCTTAAAGATTCGTACTGTAAACCAAGGAACAAAGGAAGTTTAG
- a CDS encoding FliA/WhiG family RNA polymerase sigma factor encodes MSLKKFSQEDYDNWRMWREDRDPEAGNRIVSKYLPLVEYVVHRLAISLPHSVHRDDLMSFGFNGLLDAIKKFDLDRGLQFETYASWRIRGAVIDGLRQSDWLPRSVRERARKIEEAYAILEQEKMRSVSDKEVAQFLDMTEEEVNQTIVETSLSTLGSIDEPIYDEENHQTERVNMILNERAELPEAHIHKQFIKDTLAQVINRLPEKEKIVISLFYFEELNLTEIADVLGLSTSRISQLHSKAMLRLKASMTRYEEMIRTI; translated from the coding sequence TTGTCTCTAAAGAAATTTAGTCAAGAAGATTATGACAATTGGAGAATGTGGAGGGAAGATAGAGATCCTGAAGCAGGAAATAGGATCGTTTCAAAATATTTACCCCTAGTTGAATATGTGGTTCACCGTTTAGCCATTAGTCTACCTCATTCCGTTCACCGAGATGATTTAATGAGCTTTGGGTTTAATGGTCTTCTTGACGCGATTAAAAAATTTGATTTGGATCGTGGGTTACAGTTTGAAACTTATGCAAGCTGGAGAATAAGGGGAGCCGTTATTGATGGACTGAGACAAAGTGATTGGCTTCCTCGTTCTGTTCGTGAAAGAGCTAGAAAAATTGAAGAAGCCTATGCGATTCTGGAACAGGAAAAAATGAGATCCGTATCTGATAAAGAAGTCGCTCAATTTTTGGACATGACTGAGGAGGAAGTAAATCAGACGATTGTGGAAACTTCACTCTCCACTCTTGGTTCAATCGATGAGCCAATCTATGATGAAGAAAATCATCAAACAGAAAGAGTCAATATGATCCTAAATGAAAGGGCAGAGCTTCCGGAGGCCCATATTCATAAGCAATTCATTAAGGACACGTTAGCTCAAGTGATTAATCGGCTTCCTGAAAAAGAAAAGATTGTCATCTCGCTATTTTATTTTGAGGAGTTGAATCTCACTGAAATTGCAGATGTTCTTGGTTTATCTACCTCAAGAATCTCCCAGCTGCATTCAAAAGCAATGCTACGACTTAAAGCTTCTATGACGAGATATGAGGAAATGATTCGTACCATTTAG
- a CDS encoding chemotaxis protein CheA: MDMNQYLDMFIDEAREHLQAINDNLLVFEKTPEDISIVNEIFRSAHTLKGMAATMGFEDLAALTHEMENVLDLIRQHKLVVTTPVIDVIFQSVDALESMVTSIIEKGDGKLDVTDIVAKLAAIVSGKYDPKEFETNSSAISIAKAEVAVATAVPVQTQELTGLELDDFELTVLSQSRESGYHIYHIQVVIRQECVLKAARAYMVFDLLDKSGEVIKSNPSVEEIEEEKFDTSFDLIYVSTESADHLQQVILRVSEIEEANVQQLELEFFQQSNPATEDTQPVVQTESTQVQPPPVANATVEQTVQNEATSDADQSNAASRNVNKTIRVSIDRLDVLMNLFSELVIDRGRLEQISRDLHNNELQETVEHMSRISGDLQGLILNMRMVPIEQVFNRFPRMIRSLAKELNKSVDLQISGAETELDRTVIDEIGDPLVHLLRNALDHGLETAEERRKAGKPETGTIQLKALHSGNHVIIQIVDDGNGINREAVLKKALQNNIISLERGREMSDQEVYQLIFSSGFSTAEKISDISGRGVGLDVVKNKIESLGGSVSIESQLGKGTTFSIQLPLTLSIISAMLVEVEEENYAIPLTSIIETAVFKRSQILSAHRQKVIDFRGKVVPLVSIKEVFELEQENEEDEVVSVVIVRKGDKMAGLIVDSFIGQQEVVLKSLGKYLTNVFAISGATILGDGKVALIIDCNTLIK; this comes from the coding sequence ATGGACATGAATCAGTACTTAGATATGTTTATTGATGAGGCTAGGGAACACCTGCAAGCAATCAATGATAACCTGCTTGTATTTGAAAAAACACCGGAGGATATCAGTATTGTTAATGAGATCTTCCGCTCTGCTCATACGTTAAAGGGTATGGCGGCAACAATGGGCTTTGAGGATTTAGCAGCTCTTACTCATGAAATGGAGAATGTGTTAGATCTAATTCGTCAGCACAAGCTGGTTGTCACTACACCTGTAATCGATGTGATCTTCCAGAGTGTTGACGCACTTGAAAGTATGGTTACTTCTATTATTGAAAAGGGTGACGGTAAGCTTGATGTCACAGATATTGTGGCTAAATTAGCTGCTATCGTGTCAGGTAAGTATGACCCGAAGGAGTTCGAGACTAATTCTTCAGCTATTAGTATCGCAAAGGCAGAGGTAGCTGTAGCTACTGCTGTTCCAGTACAAACACAGGAGCTTACTGGGCTTGAGCTTGATGATTTTGAATTGACGGTGCTTAGTCAATCACGTGAATCAGGTTATCACATCTATCACATTCAAGTCGTTATCCGCCAAGAATGTGTGTTAAAAGCTGCTAGAGCGTATATGGTTTTTGACTTGCTAGACAAGAGTGGAGAAGTGATTAAGTCTAACCCTTCAGTTGAAGAGATTGAAGAAGAGAAGTTTGATACTTCGTTTGATCTAATATACGTATCAACTGAATCTGCGGATCACTTACAGCAAGTAATTCTGAGAGTATCTGAGATTGAAGAGGCCAATGTACAACAGTTAGAGTTAGAGTTCTTTCAGCAAAGTAATCCAGCAACTGAAGATACACAGCCTGTGGTGCAAACAGAATCAACTCAAGTACAGCCGCCACCAGTTGCTAATGCTACGGTGGAACAAACTGTACAAAATGAAGCTACTTCAGATGCGGATCAATCAAATGCTGCAAGTAGGAATGTAAACAAAACGATTCGTGTGAGCATCGACCGCTTAGATGTACTGATGAATCTATTTAGTGAGCTTGTGATTGATAGAGGACGATTAGAGCAAATTTCACGCGATTTACACAACAATGAATTACAAGAAACGGTTGAGCATATGAGCCGTATTAGCGGTGATTTACAAGGTTTAATTCTAAACATGAGAATGGTTCCAATTGAACAAGTATTTAATCGCTTCCCAAGGATGATCAGAAGTCTTGCTAAAGAACTGAATAAATCGGTAGACTTGCAAATTTCAGGAGCTGAAACTGAACTAGATCGTACGGTTATTGACGAAATAGGTGATCCGTTAGTTCACTTATTAAGAAACGCTCTAGACCATGGTCTTGAAACGGCAGAAGAACGACGTAAAGCTGGGAAACCTGAAACAGGAACTATTCAGCTTAAAGCCCTTCATAGTGGTAATCATGTCATCATCCAAATCGTAGATGATGGAAATGGAATTAATAGAGAGGCTGTTCTAAAAAAAGCCTTGCAGAATAACATTATCTCTCTGGAACGAGGGAGGGAAATGTCTGATCAAGAGGTCTATCAGCTGATCTTCTCTTCAGGCTTTAGTACGGCAGAAAAAATCTCTGATATTTCTGGTCGCGGGGTAGGTTTAGATGTTGTTAAGAATAAAATAGAATCTCTAGGTGGTTCTGTATCCATTGAATCTCAGTTAGGGAAAGGAACAACGTTTTCTATTCAACTTCCACTAACCTTATCTATTATTTCAGCTATGCTTGTAGAGGTTGAGGAAGAAAATTATGCGATACCATTAACATCGATTATTGAAACAGCCGTGTTTAAGCGGAGTCAAATTCTATCAGCACATAGGCAAAAGGTTATTGATTTTAGAGGTAAGGTTGTTCCACTTGTTTCTATTAAAGAAGTATTTGAATTAGAGCAAGAAAATGAAGAGGATGAGGTAGTATCCGTAGTGATTGTCCGTAAAGGAGACAAAATGGCTGGATTAATCGTAGACTCCTTTATCGGTCAACAGGAGGTTGTTCTAAAATCACTAGGGAAATATTTAACGAATGTATTCGCGATATCAGGAGCTACGATTCTTGGTGATGGTAAGGTTGCACTAATTATTGATTGTAACACTTTAATTAAATAA
- a CDS encoding FapA family protein, which yields MSTPLTSQDLFPFEGELEVQLSADQMSVSLTYFPSAESQEADTDKHEFNKETIVRFLESRGITFGILDDVISQFAANPASFAQKEFMVAEGRAAVAGDDSYLEMLCYSSNQSKPKVKRDGSVDFYSMTNIANVAKGQILGKKIPSTEGRDGMTVRGEILSAKAGKDLPLKAGKNVVIDRESQALYAALDGQVSITNVINVFPVFEVNGDLDLSVGNIDFVGNVVIRGSVPSGFKIVAKGDVRITGGVEGAEIISDGSIHIQSGITGQHKGLVKAGLDIQTGFIVNGTVQAEGNVLVSQSIMHSHVMAGEQVECKGDKGLIVGGHIQAGKAVICHTIGNSMTTSTTVEVGSQPKALNRKREIEKEFTEIRDTLDKTAKAEAVLHQIASKLGQLPADKQQMLIKLTNTKLENENRWRDLKEEMAELEQELQNSEQCKIVASKTLYAGTKIILGKYMKYIKDTQTRIEYVLENSLIVGKPLI from the coding sequence ATGAGTACTCCACTAACAAGTCAGGATCTGTTTCCATTTGAGGGAGAACTTGAGGTTCAGCTTTCTGCTGACCAAATGAGCGTTAGTTTAACTTATTTTCCATCTGCAGAAAGTCAAGAAGCCGATACAGATAAGCATGAATTCAATAAAGAAACAATTGTAAGGTTTTTAGAAAGTCGAGGAATCACTTTTGGTATTTTAGATGATGTAATCTCGCAATTTGCTGCTAATCCAGCTAGCTTTGCTCAGAAGGAGTTTATGGTGGCCGAAGGAAGAGCTGCGGTAGCTGGAGATGATTCTTATTTGGAAATGCTTTGTTATTCGAGCAATCAAAGTAAACCAAAGGTAAAAAGGGATGGTAGTGTAGATTTCTACTCTATGACGAATATTGCAAATGTCGCCAAGGGGCAAATTCTTGGTAAAAAAATCCCTTCTACTGAAGGAAGAGACGGGATGACAGTTAGAGGTGAAATTCTTTCTGCAAAGGCTGGAAAAGATCTTCCGCTTAAAGCAGGAAAAAATGTCGTCATTGATCGGGAGAGCCAAGCTCTATATGCTGCACTTGATGGACAAGTATCCATCACAAATGTCATTAATGTATTCCCTGTTTTCGAAGTAAATGGAGATCTAGATCTATCTGTTGGAAATATCGATTTTGTAGGGAATGTTGTCATTCGAGGGAGCGTTCCTAGCGGCTTTAAGATTGTAGCCAAAGGTGATGTACGTATAACAGGAGGTGTGGAAGGAGCAGAGATCATTAGTGATGGCTCAATCCATATACAATCCGGTATAACTGGACAGCACAAAGGATTGGTTAAAGCAGGCTTAGATATTCAGACTGGATTTATTGTAAACGGCACCGTCCAAGCGGAGGGCAATGTACTAGTATCTCAATCCATTATGCATTCTCACGTAATGGCCGGTGAACAGGTAGAGTGCAAAGGAGATAAAGGTCTAATAGTAGGTGGGCATATTCAAGCTGGTAAAGCCGTTATTTGTCATACCATTGGAAATTCCATGACTACTTCAACAACTGTAGAAGTTGGAAGTCAACCTAAAGCATTAAATAGGAAAAGGGAAATTGAAAAGGAATTTACGGAGATTAGGGATACTTTGGACAAAACGGCAAAAGCAGAGGCGGTACTCCACCAAATTGCGAGCAAATTGGGACAATTACCAGCTGACAAACAGCAAATGCTTATCAAGCTGACCAATACAAAGCTTGAAAATGAGAACAGATGGCGTGATTTAAAGGAAGAAATGGCTGAGCTAGAACAAGAACTCCAGAATTCTGAGCAATGCAAAATAGTAGCTTCTAAAACCTTATATGCTGGAACGAAGATTATTTTAGGAAAATACATGAAATATATTAAAGATACACAGACACGTATTGAGTATGTATTGGAGAATAGTTTAATCGTCGGGAAACCCCTCATCTAA